TTGCTGCTATTCTGGCTAGAGGTGAGCTTGAACATGAATTTCTGGAAGAACCCACTCCGTTAAATGTTGTTCCTCCAGAGGTGGAAACTGAACATTGGCAATTGATTGCCATTTTATGGCCAACgatttgtttctttatcaTCACATCTATCATTGTTCATGGTTCATCCGTTGCTGTGATAACACTAGGAAGACATTTGAATACTGTGACTTTGACTAAAACTTTTACCACCCATACTACAAATGGGAATGGGAAATCATCTTGGATGCAAAGATTACCCTCACTTGATAAGAGTGGTagatcattttcattacaCCGTGTGGATACGAGTGCCACAAATGAAACTATACACCATGAAACTGAACCTGATGAATTGAAACAGAATGATACCATGGAAGATTACAGTGGCGTCACAACTAGTGGCAAACCTGTAAGAGCAGCTGGTGGAATGCGGAGAAGGGTTACtaggaagaagaaaaagagtAGAGGTAGAAAGCATGCCGAAAgactgatgaggaagaCTGAAAAACTAAACCCTATGTTCGGAGGCTATGATGATGAGCTAAATGATTTGGGTAGAGAAAAACTTCAATTAGAAAAGGAAGCTGAAGCTGGCACATTTGCACTAGGACGTAAAAACTGGCCAAATGCTGACAACGATGACGATGCCGATGGTTCACCACATACTGTGATTGGTACTAGTATAAGTGGCTCTGATCAATATGATGAGGAGAAAGTGGATTCTCGCCATTCTCTTGAAAGTACGCAAtctgaaaaagaaaggaaactTGCTGAACTTaaagagcaagaagaaaCTCCTCATGTTGCTTATGCAGAAGGGAACAAGATTATTTTTGAGAATAAACAAGGTgaaattattgatgaagctAAGCTAAATAGTCCATCTGATGAGGAGGCCCAGCAATCGTTCCGAAGCCCAAGTTcattaaagaaaactaGAAGCAATGATTCTACAAGTAGAAGTATGACTAGTATGAATAGTCTGAAGAGAATTATTACTCCTCCATCTGTGAAAAAGGTACATTCACTAATTGATCGTAGTCATCCAAAGTATATTGCATACAAAATAGACAACCAATTAATtattgaagatgacgaaGGTGAAGTTTTGAGACGTTACAAGATCAATACCCatgataaagaagaatCTAAAACATCTCCCAAAGTTCAAACTAGAAATGAAAGGAGCTCAAGTATTGTCTCTAGAGCTTTGTCTGCTGTTGGATTAAGAAATGGATCTAAAACTACTTTAGCATCTGATGAAGTAACTGGAGTAGCAGAAGGGGAAAGACAGTTCGTACTAACTCCAGTACCTACACATATGTATGATCAGAATGAAAACCAAATCAacgaagaagatgaggaagGAACTAGTTATAGTGGGtctgaaaatgataatgaagaagaaaattctCAATCTGATGACTCATATGAGTATGATAGCAATCAATTATCAGGTGAGGAGTCCAATGAAAGATCTGAGGATGAGGAAAGTGAAGATTATGATGAAGATAGTGATAATTATTCTGAAACTCAAATAGAAAGAGATCGTCGTCTAAATGCCCTTGGCCATATATCTTTACCTGCAGAAGCTGATGATGAGGAACCAGCTCCTTATATTCCACAACTAGATCAAAATAATTctagaaataaaatgaaatccACATTCGCGAGGTTCAAGAAATAATCCAGTCATCTCCTCTATTGCCAACAAGAAACTACCTACCTCAGCAATAACAATCCATTTCATATTCAATTTGAGCATTCAATcatttaatataatataatacataACCTTAATTTAAgcatcaaaaaatatttagtGATAAAACCATTTTTTGCCCTAAATGTTTATCAGTTTTCTGATTATACTAAAAATTTAAATCATAAATTTATAAtgcatttttatttacagaTATTGAACTACTAATATTTACTAATCATAGTTTTGAAACGAAGTCtcatatctttttttttccaaattcTAATGACTGCTGTATAAAATTGGAGAAATCGTTGTAATCAGGATTATCATCACATATCAAGTCAATTCTATTTGTCTGGCCACCACGAGCACCTCCGTTAATGTTTGAGTATTGCACCAGAAATCTGTCCCGAAATTTAAGCCTTGTAATGCGATGTCGATAAGTGTTCACAAAATCATAGCGGACTTGCACGGTGCCCTCTTCTTCCGTTGGGATATTAACACAAACGCTGTTACCTAACAACATCTTGTTACCTTGACCAAAATCTAATTTAGCTTGATCAACATAGTGTTTTAATTCATCTTGTCCTTCAAGCCATTGTCCTGGATCGTCATTTTCCAACGACGGATTGAGGGAAACTACTGCATCACTtacaattttgaaatcaaagGGATGCTGAGGTGCTTCTAACATAACTGCCTTCTCAGAAACTGAGAAAATACAGTCCATCGAGGCCTTAATTGCATTATCTCGGTCATCAAGTTCAAACCATAATTCCATGTTAGGTGGATAACTCTTAATCCCGGGTGGTATTGATGATAAATCTGGTTTGAATTTCAACTGAACATAATAATCATCGTTTTCTCCAAGAACAGATAGATCCCCCTCATgtgtttcttcaaaatatgGTAGATCCATTAGAAAATTAGAAATTGTTGGTATACGTGGTAAAAATGTTCTTATCATTGAGTTTCCAGCTTTCAAAAGCTGTCCCATGGTAACACTAATTACATGTTGCCTAGTTCCCTTCACAGGCAAGAGTTTTTGCTTCAAGGAAATATTCTTATCAGTTAGGAAGTCATAAATCCTTTTGACATCCAGCATTTCAATTGTGGGAGGATACTCGAGTTTATCAGTTTTGCCTAACAATTTATTTTCTGGCAACTGTAATCTATACCacagtttatttttgtctAACCAATTGAACGAATCCATGTCTGTGTATGGATATTCCTTACACTTTTCCTTCATACATTTATCACCTGTGGTGAtatattcttcttgtaCATGTGGCGTGTACTTACTTGCCCAAGTCAGATATAGCTTTGCTGTAtcaattctcttttttcCAAAAGCAGAGATGTTGTACTGTTTTTCTTCAGAACTATCGGAGATTAAATCAATATAAACACTAGCTTGTTTTTGCACCAAATCGATTATTTGTTCAACATTCATATCTCCGTCCAGTTTACCGTCTATAGAATGATCTCTAATCAACT
This is a stretch of genomic DNA from Nakaseomyces glabratus chromosome M, complete sequence. It encodes these proteins:
- the SLS1 gene encoding Sls1p (CAGL0M04455g~Ortholog(s) have role in aerobic respiration, mitochondrial translation and integral component of membrane, mitochondrial inner membrane, mitochondrial nucleoid localization), which codes for MLRALPLLRKRILPAFRTRIRLYSDDSLKEKLLSTRGKKKMPEKQKIVVLNPGQVTSFKRRRRGPVTDHANTHTTTDSLITRHNRPISAPRTKLSILEGVDLGISTNGSKEEDKEKLTDTVLEEIDQKRRKLMVFRSTVSEEQAVKAIGYQKPVKPIMSQKRYEQLENLLKSAYTVNQLRAYSKKMFGPSLFKKSKAFIIKKIMNEYWQCQVDENINEKDDLIIERELDIKTRDTYLLLLTDNGKILHNLARIGAILAVAPEENKIIIRASANVIRYVEISLNRILENVKTEIVPIEKLIRDHSIDGKLDGDMNVEQIIDLVQKQASVYIDLISDSSEEKQYNISAFGKKRIDTAKLYLTWASKYTPHVQEEYITTGDKCMKEKCKEYPYTDMDSFNWLDKNKLWYRLQLPENKLLGKTDKLEYPPTIEMLDVKRIYDFLTDKNISLKQKLLPVKGTRQHVISVTMGQLLKAGNSMIRTFLPRIPTISNFLMDLPYFEETHEGDLSVLGENDDYYVQLKFKPDLSSIPPGIKSYPPNMELWFELDDRDNAIKASMDCIFSVSEKAVMLEAPQHPFDFKIVSDAVVSLNPSLENDDPGQWLEGQDELKHYVDQAKLDFGQGNKMLLGNSVCVNIPTEEEGTVQVRYDFVNTYRHRITRLKFRDRFLVQYSNINGGARGGQTNRIDLICDDNPDYNDFSNFIQQSLEFGKKKI
- the NHA1 gene encoding Nha1p (CAGL0M04433g~Antiporter involved in the regulation of cellular potassium content and sodium detoxification; expressed constitutively), coding for MAVWEQLEVSKAHVAYACVGVFSSIFSLVSLFVKEKLYIGESTVAGIFGLIVGPVCLDWFNPLEWGNSDVITLEITRIVLCLQIFAVAVELPRKYMKKHWLSVTMLLVPVMTAGWLIIGLFVWIIIPHINFPAALLVSACITATDPILAQSVVSGKFAKKVPGHLRNLLSAESGCNDGMAFPFIYLSLNLVLHPGRGGLIVKDWICITILYECLFGCILGVVIGYVGRISIRFAEEKNIIDRESFLAFYVVLAFICAGFGSLLGVDDLLVSFAAGAAFAWDGWFSQKTEESNVSTVIDVLLNYAYFIYFGAIIPWDQFNNGDIGLNVWRLIVLAIIVIFLRRIPAVMILKPVIPDIKSWREALFVGHFGPIGVGAIFAAILARGELEHEFLEEPTPLNVVPPEVETEHWQLIAILWPTICFFIITSIIVHGSSVAVITLGRHLNTVTLTKTFTTHTTNGNGKSSWMQRLPSLDKSGRSFSLHRVDTSATNETIHHETEPDELKQNDTMEDYSGVTTSGKPVRAAGGMRRRVTRKKKKSRGRKHAERLMRKTEKLNPMFGGYDDELNDLGREKLQLEKEAEAGTFALGRKNWPNADNDDDADGSPHTVIGTSISGSDQYDEEKVDSRHSLESTQSEKERKLAELKEQEETPHVAYAEGNKIIFENKQGEIIDEAKLNSPSDEEAQQSFRSPSSLKKTRSNDSTSRSMTSMNSLKRIITPPSVKKVHSLIDRSHPKYIAYKIDNQLIIEDDEGEVLRRYKINTHDKEESKTSPKVQTRNERSSSIVSRALSAVGLRNGSKTTLASDEVTGVAEGERQFVLTPVPTHMYDQNENQINEEDEEGTSYSGSENDNEEENSQSDDSYEYDSNQLSGEESNERSEDEESEDYDEDSDNYSETQIERDRRLNALGHISLPAEADDEEPAPYIPQLDQNNSRNKMKSTFARFKK